The segment GCCCGGCCGCTCAAGCGCACCATCCAGCGACTGATCCAGGACCCGCTGGCGCTCAAGCTCCTGGCGGGCGAGTTCAAGGACGGCGACGCCGTCGTGGCGGACGCCAAGGGAGGCGACATCGTCTTTCGCAAGCAGCGGGAATGAGCGAAGAGACCGCCTTCTTCATCCTCGAAGGTGAGCGCCTCGTCCCTACGGTGCTCACCCGGGGGCCGTGGAGCCCTATCCACCAGCACGGCGGGCCGCCCTCGGCCGTCATGGCGCGCGCCATCGAGCAGGCCGCGGGCGAGCCGGATTCGCTCCACATGACCCGCTTCACGATCGACTTCATCCGGCCCGTGCCGATGGAGCCGCTCACCGTCAGCGTGGAGCGGGTGCGCGACGGCCGCCGCGCGCGCGGTTATGTCGCCCTGCTCTCGGCCGGGGGGCAAGTCGTGGCGCGGGCCAACGCGCTCGTGGTCCGCACCGAGCAAGTCGTGCCGGCGTCCACGCCCCTCCAGGAGCCGCTCCTCCCGCTCCCCGATGAGTCCGCGCCTTTCCAGTGGCCGTTCTTCCGCGACCCGATCGGCTACCCCACGGGCATGGAGACGCGCATGGCGAGCGGCAAGTTCGGCTCGGGGCGGGCGTCGGCGTGGATGCGCCAGCGCGTGCCGCTCGTCCTCGGCGAGACCCCCTCGCCGGCCCAGCGGGTCCTCACGGTGGCC is part of the Candidatus Methylomirabilota bacterium genome and harbors:
- a CDS encoding thioesterase family protein; this encodes MSEETAFFILEGERLVPTVLTRGPWSPIHQHGGPPSAVMARAIEQAAGEPDSLHMTRFTIDFIRPVPMEPLTVSVERVRDGRRARGYVALLSAGGQVVARANALVVRTEQVVPASTPLQEPLLPLPDESAPFQWPFFRDPIGYPTGMETRMASGKFGSGRASAWMRQRVPLVLGETPSPAQRVLTVADSGSGVGAAFDPARFVPFINADLTVALHRLPDGEWIGLDAATTLEPHGIGLTRTGLYDTRGPIGEGLQGLVIGQPVAR